In Eschrichtius robustus isolate mEscRob2 chromosome 2, mEscRob2.pri, whole genome shotgun sequence, a single window of DNA contains:
- the OR11L1 gene encoding LOW QUALITY PROTEIN: olfactory receptor 11L1 (The sequence of the model RefSeq protein was modified relative to this genomic sequence to represent the inferred CDS: inserted 2 bases in 1 codon; substituted 1 base at 1 genomic stop codon), which produces MESQNVSIVTEFQLLGFQNVLEWWTLLFAIFLSIYFLTVTGNIVIITVVSQDPXLHSHRYTFLKHLSFLEIWYTSTIVPLLLANLLSQGQAISFPDCIAQLYFFVFFGATKCFLPAMMAYDWYLAICSPLRYSSLMSPEICTKLVAISWLTGISTGFLPSLMISKLDFCGPNQINHFFCDLLPXSCSNVYITEMVIFTPSTAVLCICFFLTLVSYVFIVSSILRIPSASGRVKTFAPCGSHLAVVTIYCGTMVSMYVCPNPHLSPEINKITSVFYPVVTPLLNPVIYSLRNKDFKDAVRKVVRRTCGIYGVRVKAGFFIG; this is translated from the exons ATGGAGTCCCAAAATGTGTCAATTGTTACTGAGTTCCAGCTGCTAGGATTCCAGAATGTTCTTGAGTGGTGGACGTTGCTCTTTGCCATTTTCTTGTCCATCTACTTCCTCACAGTCACAGGGAATATTGTCATTATAACAGTGGTGAGCCAGGACCCGTGACTGCACTCACATAGGTACACATTCCTCAAACACCTCTCCTTTCTGGAGATCTGGTATACATCCACAATTGTGCCCCTTCTCCTAGCCAACCTGCTCTCCCAGGGCCAAGCCATCTCCTTCcctgactgtatagcacagctCTACTTCTTTGTGTTCTTCGGGGCTACCAAGTGCTTTCTTCCGGCCATGATGGCCTATGACTGGTATCTGGCCATCTGTAGCCCACTGCGCTACTCTTCCCTGATGAGTCCTGAGATCTGCACCAAGTTGGTGGCAATCTCCTGGTTGACAGGGATCAGCACAGGATTCCTGCCCTCCTTGATGATTTCCAAGTTGGATTTTTGTGGGCCCAACCAGATCAATCATTTCTTCTGTGACCTCCTTCC CTCATGTTCCAATGTTTATATCACTGAGATGGTCATCTTTACCCCGTCAACTGCTGTGCTGtgcatttgcttttttcttaCACTTGTGTCCTATGTTTTTATTGTGTCCTCCATATTGAGAATTCCTTCAGCCTCTGGCCGAGTGAAGACCTTTGCCCCATGTGGCTCCCATTTGGCAGTTGTCACTATCTACTGTGGAACCATGGTCTCCATGTATGTTTGCCCCAATCCCCACCTGTCACCAGAAATCAACAAGATTACTTCTGTCTTCTATCCTGTGGTCACCCCACTGCTGAACCCTGTTATCTACAGCTTGAGAAACAAAGACTTCAAAGACGCTGTTAGAAAAGTTGTGAGAAGGACTTGTGGCATCTATGGAGTAAGAGTGAAGGCAGGTTTCTTTATTGGATAA